TGATACAACTCCTATTCTCCCGAATTCTGATCATAAAGAAACCTTAGATAATGTTGCTTCCAATCTAAATGAAACTACTACAGCCAGTAGCCCAGTTCTGGGCAGTAAGAGCAACAAAATTTTCACGGAATATGACTTCCAAAACAATGAACTTTCAAATACCCAAGGTaagtatattattaatgaaccTCAAACTATTATTGATTTAGACTTGGATGATGATAGCCAAATAAGTTCTTCATCTAttcttaataatgaaaGCAAAAAACAACAAGACAATACTTCTATTACATTTCCAACTTCTAAATCAAATGGTAAGAGAAGActtgatgaaaatattactgAGCAGAGAGAGAAAAAACAAATGCTGAATGAAACAAACTTAATATCTGGGAATCATTCTAACTATGATTCTATTCCACATGaagtaataaatttaagtgatgatgattatgAGGAAGTTAactttaatgataaaaaattgaaatcagAATCAACAAATAACCAAAGCTTATTATCTGATTTGGATCAAGACCAAACACAATCTATTGAAGATctagaaaaagaatataataaactAGCTTCTGAAGTTGAAGAGCACAAAAAAAGATGAGATTAACATtagattctttaaaaacTCAAAAAATAGTACTTCAGAGGAAACTTACAAAGCGTCAAAGTGATATTGAGAAGCAGCAGAAAAAGACCCAGCTTCTATTAAAACTGGTTGAGAGAAATGGACCAAACTCAAATTCAGCTCAAAATACCTTAGCAGATGAAGCTGTCAATAACCTTAAATTCTTACagaaaaaaggaaaatacAAGATggaaattatcaaatgtAGAAAAGCGTGTAGATGGGCTTCAAAATGAATGGGCtaaatattcaaacagCAATAAGCAGACATTAACGCAAATATATACAAAACTTCAATATGCAAAGCGAAATAGAAATACAAACACTATTATTTCAGAGAGACAGGAgttaataaaagaaaaacgaaaattagaagatttaaTGGATCAAGGTCTTATTAGTTTTGATAgctttaattctttatcaaaagatattcaaaaattaaataatttgcaAGTACAGAAAGATGTTGGTAGTAGTAATCgtaaaaaaagac
This genomic stretch from Henningerozyma blattae CBS 6284 chromosome 1, complete genome harbors:
- the TBLA0A09870 gene encoding uncharacterized protein, with amino-acid sequence METVRMNDIISLDLIDMSSDEENPSDDYTNAGNKPPEIREVNDETITTSNLKEDLFNPFDLLPSKNEISDLENVKSSLSNKNEKRNQLQNEELHNGEKIQSFRHISYGNTLETLHLEKDNSLKSDIGSNNDFTLSDINKEKYNELSDTTDRTTVPPIETHRDDLKVNQVTKKNIKDINTTVISSNIRTIDDTTPILPNSDHKETLDNVASNLNETTTASSPVLGSKSNKIFTEYDFQNNELSNTQGKYIINEPQTIIDLDLDDDSQISSSSILNNESKKQQDNTSITFPTSKSNGKRRLDENITEQREKKQMLNETNLISGNHSNYDSIPHEVINLSDDDYEEVNFNDKKLKSESTNNQSLLSDLDQDQTQSIEDLEKEYNKLASEVEEHKKR